Within the Gigantopelta aegis isolate Gae_Host chromosome 8, Gae_host_genome, whole genome shotgun sequence genome, the region attacattttgaagttggtgcccctcaagtttccattgctacaattggccatggcaaggtgttttaacacagcctctatatactctcagtttaaaggtgacatcccgatacttcctgagcattgctttaatatgtatatcattggaatgcattagtgtgggccagtttttaggggggaaaatgataggcctcagattacagttatcttcccatttggttgtccaaaatccggaaatttgaccgcccaagtagtctgctgtttgactgtgattatttcatggcagacagctatgaagtggcaactgtttgactgaagtgacaggggatagcatgtagtttgtaaacatgtgtaacttgctgacattgaagacttgtttgtgtgtaattctggcccatgcaaaagtagtgctttttgtgtaaaatgcgtGTACTCcagcctggtttagagggtgtgtctgtttaaaccaatatgctgggagaaagctggacaacaggggttgtccttttcagggtatgtgtcccccatgcaggcaaaggtacatacaaaacgtcactggcctgctgatattaataaaaatgttatagccactaaggctatatagaaacatatagcgaaattaattgtggtctgaggacATGTAAATTGTGTAGATGTGGAAGATGtacacaattgtaaaaaaacagaaaaatggGTATGATAAATATTTTCTGATGCCTTGCTAAACTGATTAGAGGATAAGAATATTGTGTAGAACCCCATTTGTGTATTCAATATCAAAGGAACCAAAATGCTGGTGGAATCATGACATCCCAAAACTGTTCCGGATCTTTTCTTGTTGATAAAAAGCTTACAGTAGCACACCAGTTTTCCAAATTTGTTTGGGTCAATTTAAGCCGTACCCAAAATAATTCTGCCAAAATATTAAGTACAGACATACCAACctcaacatttaacaaaaaaaaacctgtttggaTATTTGGGTATTAAAAATGGTTACCAGTACTTTAATATCTGGTTTAGGAAGGAGGAAACCAGCCCAAAGTTAAGCCAGCGAATGTTTGCAAATTATAGGATTGGTTCTTGTTgcacacaaaccagtctagcagatCTCTTTATCAACCTGCATGTTGTGGCTACTTCCCATTAAATGGCATCTAGAATCCCAATAAGACCTTTAAGGTGCCACTTCATAGTTGTAAGAGccatatatatacttttttttggtaataaatagCTTAAAGTTGTTCAGTACAACCAACTTTCTGTCTGTTGAATTACTTACCACATCAAACAAATCTTATGAAATCCGTCACTTTAACTGAATAGGGCCATCAGAGATATAGGAGATTCATAAGAGAcagtaaatttgtttatttacctcaactattctgtctgtgcacaaaggattaaaaaaaaaaaaaatctactggcaaattatttggttgtaatttttgaAGGTATAATGCTTGCATTGCACAGCAGgactgtgcttataaaacttagtcTAGAccaagtccagactttaacataatgctatttgaatggcgttgccatgatgttaaagtctAGACTAAGATTTATAAGCACTGGGCCAGAACTGAAATAATTTTGGCAGGAAGTCACCATTTTGCAACTTtgaaattgtccaatagtagcctatattttaagatattttaaaaattgtaccaTAAATTTACACACAAATGGGTAACACTTTGTCTTCAGGCTGTTTCATTCACTGCTACAgacagtttcattttaaatacaaaactgaAACGATGTTTCAAATGaattcataatttatttttcaaaatgtaatgtacatatttttttcaattttgtacAATCTAGACAAAAATATACCATCAAaacaagtatgtatgtatgtatgtatgtatgtgtatgtcacGGATACAAGATGGAAGGGGAGAGAATAAAAACTGTACAACAGCTCACGTCTAGTCTGAACCTGagacaacttaaaaataatgatACACATATATTACACATTGGCTCTCCTTCCACACGAAAGTACCACACGTACTGTTCATTCACACATGCATTCTTCCCTTTCCATGCAACAATCTTATAAAAATGTGTCTTACATTCCACTAAGGTAAAGTGTACATTATCAAATACATCATTCTGCCCAACTTAATGTGCCAGGCTCAGTCAATTTCTCAACAACAGTTTTGTCCAAATCAGTTTGTGATCAGTGTTTGTAACACAAATAATCACCAATAATTTACCACATTCCCatagtaaataattaaaaaagaaaagaaaaaaagaaaaaaaaagaaaaaggaatggCAGTgggatattttaacatgccTTGTATGGCCAATTCAGCCCAGACTTTAGACATAAAATAATACCATAAGATTGACCAGTCAATCTGTTCCACTGGTATGTCATTGAAATTTCTCACTGCATAATTCTAACAAAACACACCATAATTTCTGAGGTTTTCAACTACTAAAAATACCAGAGAACAGacaaacctacatgtatatggtatcCACATGTTCAACTTTTGTACTTTTTAAGCTAAGTGTTCTGGTTTTATTTTCTCAAGAGGTAGGTGTGTGGATTCAATAGgtacaataattattacagaatatattatttatttcattaatttaccttgaggaaatgaaacaaataccACAAGGAAGTACAATTAAGAAACTTTGCAACCCAAGGCCAAGGCTACTGTTCCATATTTTAATCAGGCCTTGACATGCTTATGAAGCAAACTAAAGCTTccaaagagaaaagaaagattTGAAATAGCAATGGCAAGCGATATTTGCTTCTAATATTTTAATCTTGAAGCAAATGGTAGAAGCTGAGCTGCAATTCGATTTGCATAAACTTTACTCTCATTTTCTTTTCatctaattttaataataataataataacatgtcaTTAACATCATTTTGTTATTCCGCAAATCCCAGCTTTGGTCGGAAGTGTATGAGATTATGAGACAGAACCTCAGAATatctatattaaattatatttaggaTGCTGGCAGAATCCTAAAAACAAACCTCAAAATTCAATGCCTGCGTTCTAATGTCAATTGCAACTAGTTTTGAATAGttctacaatattttaaaatgaatagcAAAAGTTGCTTGTGAAAATTATCAGAAAGcaaattatacattttgaaTGGCATTTGTTTCTTAATCCGTGTCAGTTTTGAGCATTGAATGGAAGATGTGTCCACCATTCATGCTGTGATTAACATGAGATATTGAAAGTTCACCTTcctttataaatattatgtcaaTAAAACTAGTAAATATAAAGAATGTAGTGTTTAGGTGACCAAAAAAGTCCACAATCTTAACACATGCTTTAAatgtaatgaaagaaagaaatggtttatttaacgacgcactcaacacattttatttacggttatatggcgtcagacatatggttaaggaccacacatattttgagaggaaacccgctatcgccactacatgggctactcttccgattagcagcaagggatcttttatttgcgcttcccacaggcaggatagcacaaaccatggcctttgttgaaccagttatagatcactggtcggtgcaagtagtttaaacctacccattgagccttgcggagcactcactcagggtttggagtcggtatctggattaaaaatcccatgcctcgactgggatccgaacccagtacctaccagcctgtagaccgatgacctgccacgccgccaccgaggccggtttaaatgTAATGAACACCACTACTAAATCACAAGCCAAAGGATTTTACGAAAATAAACCGTTTCTGGTAGTGAATTGGCTAAATCATGGAACCGGAAGTATACTACCCATTATCATGTAATATAATCTACCATTACTTGTAATGAATActgaaaaaatagtttttcatgggttcaGATCATCACAAGGTACGGAACTGGAAAAAGTGTTTCTCACTGTCTGACAAGGATTAAATGGAAAACAAGTCTTTGGAACAGTAGTCTTGGTTTGCTAGCATTACCCCAGTAAGCATTTTGAGATGCACAGAAAATGCACAGACGAAACGATTTCCACCATAGTGGAATGTAAGACAACACACTCTCCACAACCATTAGTACTTCTATATAAACTAAACCTATATCTGGCTCATTCACAACCAAGATGAGATCTCAACATTGTATTTCACTGCTTTTTCTTCATGACTACATAAAtgcaatttttataatattgcccttaaaccatttataaaataagattttataaaaatgtaatcttctttttatctttttaaagtCCTGATTTGAAGgttaactttattataaagtgcagttaaaaccagacaaaaaatattttgccatGTTGGGAGTCAAATACCAGTAGATGACATTGCATACGTGCCACTTCCAATTTAACAAACCTTGAAAATCCTGTATTAAATTGCGTCTGGGCCAAAAGGAAACAGTACCACTGAGCTAACTCCCTTGAATAGGGACTTTACTTCACTGTGTAGTgacttaattaaaattataaagaaTGACGTAAAGTATAAATATTGATTTCATGCTTGTTTTTGAATAAAGATTTAACTGTTTAGCATGGTTATTTTGTAAGACACTTTCAAGTGTTTACatgaaagcaaaagtaggaacaacacttttgACTCATTAATGGGAATACAAAGTAGACAGTAAAATAGATGTCAACTACACGGTTCAtgttaacaattttataaaagttaacctttaaagaAGAAACTAATTAATAACTAGACAGAAATGATATGACATCACCCTGTGTAAGTAAAgcttgcatttttaaaatttgcttctAACAAgtgatataattaaatatcttttGGTGTGCAACTCTGCAAAACAAAAGTAGCACCTAAAAGTGTTTTTCAGTGTTGTTTGTAATAAcaagtaaattatataataatgatcTTTCAGTGCTACCTTTAACAAAGTACTTGCTCAACTCAGAATACAAATGAACTCGTCCACCAATAACTCAAATTGCTGTTAACTGATGCTGAAGATCTAACATTAAATCTCATAAACTAACCTTGGTAATGAAAGAGCCAAATGATGCCATTTGCCATAAAACATCTTAAATAATGCAAGCATGGTCATCGATATGAATTATTCAAAATGAGCAAGATGTTGTGAGAACTACACTTGGttaaataatgatgatggtgacaaTGATGGCGTTGAAGAATCAAAACAATGGTCTGATGGAACAGGGGAGTGAggataatgtatttaaaaaaagcaaagaaaaaaaaagccgcAGAGTTAACCCTATCTGCGCATGACACTATTCATATTCATGTTCATATTGAGTGGCGGTCCTGGCATGTAGCCGTACGTCTGGTACATAGGGTTGTTCGACTGCGGAGGCTGCATCTGCTGCTGGAACGACTGCTGGTGGTGCATGTTCATCATCTGCATGGGCAGCTGCGGCTGGTTCAGCTGGTTCAGGAAACTCGGGTTTATGTAGCTGGGCAGGTTCATCGGCTGCCGGTAGCCGTTGAACATGTTCATGTTGTAGCGAGGCAGCATGCCCGAGCCGGGTTGAATCGTCACGTTGGGCGTGAACGTCATGTTCGGATTGACCGTCACGTTAGGGGTAACACTAGAACTGCTCGAGTTCTTGCGGCTGTTCTGCCGCCGCTGGTACTTGCTGCACTGCTGGGACATAAGAGCACTGGCCGACATCTGGGCCTGGAGGCTGGGATTGGGTGGAGTGGGCATGTTGCGGATCATGGCTGGCGGGGGAGTCAGGGTATGCGTCTGGGATGGGGGAGGGGTTAAGTTGGGCGGAGGAGTCATCTGGTTTTCTGGCACGAGGTCCATGAGGTTGTTGGTCAACTGCTGCAGTTTGGACAGGCTGCAGTTGTTGGGGATTTGGTAGCCTGGCGGGTGCTGGCCCACGGGCACCGAGCAAGGGGTGTTGTTGTGCatcagtctgtgtgtgtgagggggctGGGAGGGCAGTATGGCGGGACTGTACGTCGACACGGGCGTGCCGTAGTTCACAGAACTCGTTGCAGGCGGCAGGTAGTTGCCTGAACTGCTGACTGGCATCTGCATCACTGGGTTTACGGTGTCCATGAACCGACCAAACCGTCCCGCACTATTGCAATAGTTCTGAGCCTGAGCACAACTCATCGTCTGACCACAATGCTGTATGAGCTGtggttgttgttgctgctgttgttgttgttgttgttgttgctgctgctgctgctgttgttgaaCACAGCTCTGAGCCTGCTGCTGTTGCTGAACACAGCTCTGAGCCTGAACACAGTCTACATAGCTCTGAGCGTGCGGCGTAGACGCACTCTCTACCGAATTGTTCGCCATTTCATTACTACTGATAGAAGTCGGAGATTCCAAGCCCAACTGGGCGACATCGATCTCCACAGCACTATATGTATTGCCGCCCATGTTTGTGTTGGGCTGCATGCTCCCCACGGAATTGTTCTGGGGTGAGAACACCTGTCCGACACTGCCACAGCTCTGACTACGGTGACTGGGTGTATGTGGCTCCACACTACCACAACTTTGGCTGCGGTGGCTCGGAGTGGGAGGCCCCACACTGCTAACGCTCTTCATGCTCATATTGTCACTGTTAACGCTCTTCAGGCTCATGTTGTCCTGCTGAGCGATCGGTTCGCTGGGCATGCTCTCCGCACCACCGCTGCTTTCTATTTGGTCGATTTTGCTCTGCAGCTCCTTGGCAAACACCTCCAGATTGTCTGACGAATCAAACTCTTGCACAGTTGCATCACTACTGTTGTTGAAGTTGCTGTTGTCGCCGACAATGTCGTCGTGACTTCTGTTCAGTGGCGACTGGTTAGCAGACAAACTTTCCTTGTCAATGGTTGGTGAATTCTGAGAACACACAGGCTGAACACAGGAATCCACAAGTGGCGGTGGTGACGATGCCTGCGTTGACTCCTCTAGCGTAGGTTCCTGTAGAAGGCTGCTCTTGGGTTCCTCGAAAACATCACACTCTGCTTCAGCTGGTTCCTCGGGTTCTTTAACCATTTCAACAGCTCTCAGAGTCTCCGGGTCCGACTGCGACACCTCGTCAGGAACTGAACACTCCTTAAACACGTCCGTCTTCTCTTCCGGCTCCGAATCAATCTGCATAGGAGGACTGGGAACGGGACACTTTGGCGAGGTCGGTTCCACGATGGATGGTTTCGGCGTGGGCACTTGGGGTGTTAGGGGAGCGGGATTGTCATTGCTGTTGGTGTCGGAAATGCACTCCAGGGGTTCGACGGCTGGACTTGGCTCTGGTGGGCCGGACGATTCGCTAGGCACTTGTGCTCTCTGCTGCTCCAAGCTGGCCGGGCTCTTCAGCTTGGCCACTTCCTTCACGGCATCATCCATGGtgtcatcgtcatcatcttcGTCAGACGATGACGAACTGCTGGAGTCTGAGGTGTCGACATCGGCATCATTTTTCTGGTCTCCGTCAACATCGTCAGCCACCTCGGCCTTCTCAACTGTTCTCTCAGCATTTTCATTCTGCTCTTTCTCATCAGCCTCTGATTGACTGTCATTGTCACTCTCGTCGTCGCTGTCGTTATCACTTGATGAACTGTCATCACTGTCTGACTTCTCTGATTCTTCGTCTGAGTCTTTCGATTGAGAGTCTTCTTTAGATGAttcgtcatcatcatcttcgtcactgacattgttgtcatcGGCGTCAGATTTGTCACTATCACGATCTTTGTCGTTCTCCACCACACTGTTGGATTCTGTTTCGTATGTCACATCACAACCGACCGCAGTGGCAACAGTTTTGCCTAAAAACGTTTTTTCGACAACACCTCTGTCTGTTGTGTCCATATCACAATTATTATTTCCGTTTTCATCTGTCCCATTCAGTTTTGGTGATTTCAAACTAGTATCACTATCTTCGGAATGATTATCACAATTGCTGCCTTTGGAATTAGACTGAGATTCAAGATCTGTTTGACGAATCACCTGAAACAAAGTAAACATCACAATTAGTAAAAGAGAAATTATGTAACTATCTCAAATGTAACTTACCCTCCCCTATGTCTCTAATACAAAGTTATTAATtcataccggccttggtggtgtcgtagttaagccatcagacataagactggtatgTATAGGGTttgcagtccggtaccggctcccacccagagcgagttttaacgactcaatgaggtgtaatgccactacatcctattctctttcactaaccactaacaaccaacgactaacccactgtcctgcacagacagcccaggtgtgtgcccaggacagtgtgcttgaaccttaattggataaaagcacgaaaataagttgaaatgaaaaaaataaaataaaaataaatattcattatttttgtaagcccataatatttaatattatctttccACAAACTACAAATGACTGTCAGACAAATGAGCAAGATACATTTAGCTATCTAACACTAAGATGTGGACATTTGGTATTTTATCTCATTTAGACATTATAGCAATTTCCCAGCCTGAAAGGACATaaggaaaaagaaagtaaataaaaaaggaagaaaacaaaatgaaatatataatgtacTCTTTGTCTGGGTGAGCAAACTTTTTTTAACATCTACACTTGTTCCATTCACCTTctcaagaaagaaagacaaatgttttaacgacaaaTTGAACACATTTACTTAAGGACTACACAGGGTTTGAGATAATCAGAGAAAAGCTGCTGTCATTTattcatgggctacgcttttcaattggcagcaagggatcttttacaataactttttaaagacctaatgtaatatataaataattataaaacagtggGCCAACTAACAAGACTCTATAAGTTTATTCCTATTAAATtctatatcaaatacatttcaatttaagTATGTATGGAACAgccatgtttaattttattcctaTTATATAGCACATAAAACTCAAGTGTACCTTGGGTGGTCGCCCAGGCGGTCTTCCCCTCCTGCCAGGAACCTTCTTGCCCGTCTTCTGGCCGGGTCCCTTCTTGGTGAAATttggtttcttcttctttggcCCTCGCTTTAAATGGGTTGCAGGTCCTCTCTTCAAACCTTTCGGCCAGCCTCGCTTTCGTTTGACCTTCGCCGTATTCTGAGCCCCTTCATTCAGAACCACACCATCCTCAACAGATGTTTCCATGTCCATTTTCTCTTGGGACTCACTCTTGGGGGTTCTGTACACGTTTTTTGGTCCATTCTTTGTGGGTTTTCTACCTGCAACATTCTTGTCAGCCTTGTTGGGTGATCGGTGAACCTCAACATTTTCCTTAGACATTtctgagaaaacaaaacaaaagaaaacaaaaaactattaaaaacctgacaacaataaaactttttaaataacTACACACAAAAAATTAAGATGCAAGGAAAGTTTCAATATTATACTCCAGAATGATGGCTTTTCCAAGAATAGGTTAAAACAACTAAAACATTGAagtttaagaaaacaaaaatcccaCACACAATCAAGTTACACTTACTACAGCTTGATAGTAGAGTGCAATCAAATATACTGtacaaatttttattattcttgtTTTACGACAAACGTCAAGAAACGATTCAAACTATAAGTAAAAATTGAAATGTGTGAACATATAAAATGTTCTCTCTCGCCTGCATGTAAACATTAAACGATTCAATAATTCATGACAATTGCAGAGGCATCATATAAACAATTAACCTTACTTTGAGGCACATTCACGGGGATGGATGTAATAGTGAACACTCTTACCAAACAAGAAAGCTACCAATTAAAcaattcaaaagttaaagtcAATTAGAGATCCTTTATCCAACAACCCAACAAATTTTCGATAGAAGGAAAGTACACTGCCATTCAAAGTCTACAAAAAGCAAGGCTAAACCATCAAGAAGTGCATTAACTGTTTGACATTTAgaactaaaaaataataaaaacaagcattctaagagtactgctaaagcaattaatatcccaacaaatgttcatatttccTTAACTGAAGGACCGTAAGTCTgtgaaaaattagtaaatcacCATACCGTCCGTGTCTCCATCATCAATCTCTGTCACTGTGTTGCGTCTGGCTTTTTTTGTAGCTGGTTCCTCATTCAACTTGCTTTCATTTAATCTCTTTCGCCAACCCTTTTTCGGTCCCTGtatgaaaatataacatttcaaaaattaaattcattattaacatttgcAGACTATCTTGTAACATAAATCCTAAATGATTTCTCAGCAAGATATCAAGAATGCTTGATTTATAAAACCATAACCCTCCCACCACCAATCTCCACCCACTCCCgttctccatctgtctgtctctccctctctattTCGCTTTCATTCCTTCTTTTCATTCTTATATTTTCTAAAGCTTGTTTTCAATGCTTAAAAGAAAGACGCGTCTATAAATCTTAAGCCATTTAAGCCCATCTTATCAAGACAAGacatttattcagttattgaggCCAAATGACCAAGATAACTACTTTCAAAACAAATGAATCGTGCGCTACTTGTgtacaaattacaatacatattcaatttaaactggcagatttctttttaaaaacaaggctATTCCTTTAATACACTTTATATTTTATCCTTACAACTGAAAACACAACCAGAGGTTAAATCTTTTATATCTGTCACTACATACCCTTTTCTTGGGAGCAGGTTTCGGTGGACTGGGTGGGGTCTTGACTGGACTGGGTATCTCCTGACATGGACTCAACGCCTGTTTTATTGGACTGTACGATTTGATCTCAGCTGCCAGCATTTCCAGTCTGCGCCTGTCCTCGGCAATGCTGTTTACAACCTCGGTCATCTCACGAAGCTATACAagagaacattaaaaaaaatatatat harbors:
- the LOC121379420 gene encoding histone acetyltransferase KAT6B-like isoform X8, producing the protein MVKEGHSGFGNPTYTSWLIEAVRKVKYQKQRPSFDRICHAILQNHKVSRDSIKEQLELSVKDGSILKVYNKGLVTYKDPDRILKLRTRRLKVGKKADLTKIIVRSVKELGEVGGSTLKNIEKFILRSYKIELCDDVELISQLRLSLKQGVRKGTLVQEGRHVKLGALSESDSVGSSSSSFQSFEEDIGSNIILPFERHKKCARPLPICSFCLGTAEKNRHGEEEVLISCANCGNSGHPSCLKFSPSLAEKVRTLRWQCIECKKCSFCGKSGKEDNMLFCDACDRGFHMECCDPPLTKAPKGTWECNICDPDRGTKKGRHFLEMAARKFVDSKKRGPRKKKGDTSLTNGEELDSSECEKVPELPPGVTDMDVELFKRAKEMAQLSCGQVSMLAYPLSPASSSTPIKEKKKRKKRKLWLKKKASSSSEPPAEPQHRFPPCIEFGKYEIQTWYSSPYPQEYARLPKLYICEFCLKYTKSRSILSRHIEKCGLHHPPANEIYRCGDISVFEVDGNVSKIYCQNLCLLAKLFLDHKTLYYDVEPFLFYVLTLNDDAGCHLVGYFSKEKHCQQKYNVSCIMTMPQHQRKGFGRFLIEFSYLLSRIEGQPGSPEKPLSELGRVSYMAYWRSIVMEYLHKFKDAKLTLKGISRETGICPHDIANTLQQINFMNKVNGKIVISVNQKKIEEYMNRMQSKLQQRVALDADCLRWTPLISNQTLLEEERRAEKEVGHRFRIRLGAPTTSRYYRLREMTEVVNSIAEDRRRLEMLAAEIKSYSPIKQALSPCQEIPSPVKTPPSPPKPAPKKRGPKKGWRKRLNESKLNEEPATKKARRNTVTEIDDGDTDEMSKENVEVHRSPNKADKNVAGRKPTKNGPKNVYRTPKSESQEKMDMETSVEDGVVLNEGAQNTAKVKRKRGWPKGLKRGPATHLKRGPKKKKPNFTKKGPGQKTGKKVPGRRGRPPGRPPKVIRQTDLESQSNSKGSNCDNHSEDSDTSLKSPKLNGTDENGNNNCDMDTTDRGVVEKTFLGKTVATAVGCDVTYETESNSVVENDKDRDSDKSDADDNNVSDEDDDDESSKEDSQSKDSDEESEKSDSDDSSSSDNDSDDESDNDSQSEADEKEQNENAERTVEKAEVADDVDGDQKNDADVDTSDSSSSSSSDEDDDDDTMDDAVKEVAKLKSPASLEQQRAQVPSESSGPPEPSPAVEPLECISDTNSNDNPAPLTPQVPTPKPSIVEPTSPKCPVPSPPMQIDSEPEEKTDVFKECSVPDEVSQSDPETLRAVEMVKEPEEPAEAECDVFEEPKSSLLQEPTLEESTQASSPPPLVDSCVQPVCSQNSPTIDKESLSANQSPLNRSHDDIVGDNSNFNNSSDATVQEFDSSDNLEVFAKELQSKIDQIESSGGAESMPSEPIAQQDNMSLKSVNSDNMSMKSVSSVGPPTPSHRSQSCGSVEPHTPSHRSQSCGSVGQVFSPQNNSVGSMQPNTNMGGNTYSAVEIDVAQLGLESPTSISSNEMANNSVESASTPHAQSYVDCVQAQSCVQQQQQAQSCVQQQQQQQQQQQQQQQQQQQPQLIQHCGQTMSCAQAQNYCNSAGRFGRFMDTVNPVMQMPVSSSGNYLPPATSSVNYGTPVSTYSPAILPSQPPHTHRLMHNNTPCSVPVGQHPPGYQIPNNCSLSKLQQLTNNLMDLVPENQMTPPPNLTPPPSQTHTLTPPPAMIRNMPTPPNPSLQAQMSASALMSQQCSKYQRRQNSRKNSSSSSVTPNVTVNPNMTFTPNVTIQPGSGMLPRYNMNMFNGYRQPMNLPSYINPSFLNQLNQPQLPMQMMNMHHQQSFQQQMQPPQSNNPMYQTYGYMPGPPLNMNMNMNSVMRR
- the LOC121379420 gene encoding histone acetyltransferase KAT6B-like isoform X5; this encodes MVKEGHSGFGNPTYTSWLIEAVRKVKYQKQRPSFDRICHAILQNHKVSRDSIKEQLELSVKDGSILKVYNKGLVTYKDPDRILKLRTRRLKVGKKADLTKIIVRSVKELGEVGGSTLKNIEKFILRSYKIELCDDVELISQLRLSLKQGVRKGTLVQEGRHVKLGALSESDSVGSSSSSFQSFEEDIGSNIILPFERHKKCARPLPICSFCLGTAEKNRHGEEEVLISCANCGNSGHPSCLKFSPSLAEKVRTLRWQCIECKKCSFCGKSGKEDNMLFCDACDRGFHMECCDPPLTKAPKGTWECNICDPDRGTKKGRHFLEMAARKFVDSKKRGPRKKKGDTSLTNGEELDSSGEKKGKHSSASSSESDGNDSDTTTFEPFLTMNKPKGLVDGLTQFFTPSNKRKSRVSLSSLQTDYLSVVRASKQGKQNQSKSQQAASKLLKKSKRLQVNKGRKRLGKPPGSGQLKGLFDGLSHLFSAQGERKRNFADYSLQKRRRKRTDTSADKNVSESAPSPPRPCVLGGIKDFSGLSAFYSPSFSFLGMGRGRGNDMFDWRLQIGDTSVKLKGRGRGFSLKAVDSSPKDGRGRGRGSKECEKVPELPPGVTDMDVELFKRAKEMAQLSCGQVSMLAYPLSPASSSTPIKEKKKRKKRKLWLKKKASSSSEPPAEPQHRFPPCIEFGKYEIQTWYSSPYPQEYARLPKLYICEFCLKYTKSRSILSRHIEKCGLHHPPANEIYRCGDISVFEVDGNVSKIYCQNLCLLAKLFLDHKTLYYDVEPFLFYVLTLNDDAGCHLVGYFSKEKHCQQKYNVSCIMTMPQHQRKGFGRFLIEFSYLLSRIEGQPGSPEKPLSELGRVSYMAYWRSIVMEYLHKFKDAKLTLKGISRETGICPHDIANTLQQINFMNKVNGKIVISVNQKKIEEYMNRMQSKLQQRVALDADCLRWTPLISNQTLLEEERRAEKEVGHRFRIRLGAPTTSRYYRLREMTEVVNSIAEDRRRLEMLAAEIKSYSPIKQALSPCQEIPSPVKTPPSPPKPAPKKRGPKKGWRKRLNESKLNEEPATKKARRNTVTEIDDGDTDEMSKENVEVHRSPNKADKNVAGRKPTKNGPKNVYRTPKSESQEKMDMETSVEDGVVLNEGAQNTAKVKRKRGWPKGLKRGPATHLKRGPKKKKPNFTKKGPGQKTGKKVPGRRGRPPGRPPKVIRQTDLESQSNSKGSNCDNHSEDSDTSLKSPKLNGTDENGNNNCDMDTTDRGVVEKTFLGKTVATAVGCDVTYETESNSVVENDKDRDSDKSDADDNNVSDEDDDDESSKEDSQSKDSDEESEKSDSDDSSSSDNDSDDESDNDSQSEADEKEQNENAERTVEKAEVADDVDGDQKNDADVDTSDSSSSSSSDEDDDDDTMDDAVKEVAKLKSPASLEQQRAQVPSESSGPPEPSPAVEPLECISDTNSNDNPAPLTPQVPTPKPSIVEPTSPKCPVPSPPMQIDSEPEEKTDVFKECSVPDEVSQSDPETLRAVEMVKEPEEPAEAECDVFEEPKSSLLQEPTLEESTQASSPPPLVDSCVQPVCSQNSPTIDKESLSANQSPLNRSHDDIVGDNSNFNNSSDATVQEFDSSDNLEVFAKELQSKIDQIESSGGAESMPSEPIAQQDNMSLKSVNSDNMSMKSVSSVGPPTPSHRSQSCGSVEPHTPSHRSQSCGSVGQVFSPQNNSVGSMQPNTNMGGNTYSAVEIDVAQLGLESPTSISSNEMANNSVESASTPHAQSYVDCVQAQSCVQQQQQAQSCVQQQQQQQQQQQQQQQQQQQPQLIQHCGQTMSCAQAQNYCNSAGRFGRFMDTVNPVMQMPVSSSGNYLPPATSSVNYGTPVSTYSPAILPSQPPHTHRLMHNNTPCSVPVGQHPPGYQIPNNCSLSKLQQLTNNLMDLVPENQMTPPPNLTPPPSQTHTLTPPPAMIRNMPTPPNPSLQAQMSASALMSQQCSKYQRRQNSRKNSSSSSVTPNVTVNPNMTFTPNVTIQPGSGMLPRYNMNMFNGYRQPMNLPSYINPSFLNQLNQPQLPMQMMNMHHQQSFQQQMQPPQSNNPMYQTYGYMPGPPLNMNMNMNSVMRR